A window from Dermacentor albipictus isolate Rhodes 1998 colony chromosome 10, USDA_Dalb.pri_finalv2, whole genome shotgun sequence encodes these proteins:
- the LOC135904207 gene encoding neprilysin-2-like, with product MSVVAASLRRCDDFEGYDGGEASVADSSRSEELSGSASPPPEPRCSTARARSPPQVPAACSPSRLPYVVVCSVGLLIVIVGVNVISYKLQAGEAIMALFNNSMAMMWRGGNGSETGDGSILIGADSRHLGRHEIKLLLTESSCRSDVCVWAENYLRGRLNSSVNPCSDFYAYVCSKHWMSRDLEVQSRAYRERTAGMMMMDVEKFFRQYLKENEERYHKYPGVFLHQAISLLPKCQSEEKNDKNLTSLRSLLQEYNLGTWPYKKAPRGANIVTISAFVDRDLGVFAFARVFLRKSFEDDRGYTVHIDAPSLTLKRYNLAHLDESPENFTEKVALALSLLDLKQDVSEQAEAIAFLEKKLQSVIGAPHFVDFQDRLKRVGQLDRKGKWDWKEYLTILFQDIETFDNDKQVAVMNNEYISKLAAILNETDTLTLLNYLGYRLVVHMSPLLAKVASPLLRLSHDDYLEFVPDRLQACMHLLERLYKHGMRFFGRMTFSKNNSTLLLKHYDYSMNSLEVQLKSSMTDRLLSSSSWLDRSAIGIGVDKIENMRFIFLGSSDDINTVASYYNFNAQPLDPSHLVESFRDLQASTMNVYWETKPPKDDLDARYDHTALTPGQEYFFGRNVLFIPHANIAFLNDISKSIDPILFPLVLAEVLRGMFGAVDRRGASVDHNLAVATWWNSDEISKFSQLELCFQDQYYVEIRDLIGDNFEAKMRLEENIADNAVIGPLHDMYMKALMSKDGANRLKISVDENQFDMEQLFFILYAVGLCDNPNRDVWIRKLKFGEMPARLRVNIPLMNFAKFTTAFGCAPGMAMSPARKCAVW from the coding sequence ATGTCCGTTGTTGCCGCCAGTCTCCGTCGCTGCGACGACTTCGAGGGATACGACGGCGGGGAGGCCAGCGTCGCGGACTCCTCGCGGTCGGAGGAGCTGTCGGGCtcggcgtcgccgccgccagAGCCCAGATGCTCGACTGCCCGGGCACGGTCGCCGCCGCAGGTCCCGGCGGCCTGCTCCCCCAGCCGGCTGCCGTACGTGGTCGTGTGCAGCGTGGGTCTCCTCATCGTCATCGTGGGCGTCAACGTCATCTCCTACAAGCTGCAAGCGGGAGAGGCCATCATGGCGCTGTTTAACAACTCCATGGCGATGATGTGGCGCGGCGGCAACGGCTCGGAGACCGGCGACGGCAGCATCCTAATCGGCGCCGACAGCCGGCACCTCGGCAGGCACGAGATCAAGCTGCTGCTGACCGAATCCAGCTGCCGGAGCGACGTGTGCGTCTGGGCAGAGAACTACCTTCGAGGCAGGCTGAACTCGAGCGTCAACCCGTGCTCCGACTTCTACGCGTACGTGTGCTCTAAGCACTGGATGTCGCGGGACTTGGAGGTGCAGTCGAGGGCCTACCGTGAGCGAACGGCCGGCATGATGATGATGGACGTCGAGAAGTTCTTCCGACAGTACCTCAAGGAGAACGAAGAACGCTACCATAAGTACCCGGGCGTGTTCCTACATCAAGCCATCTCGCTGCTGCCAAAGTGCCAGTCCGAAGAGAAGAACGACAAGAACCTCACGTCGCTCCGCAGCCTTCTGCAGGAGTATAACCTCGGCACCTGGCCGTACAAGAAGGCTCCGCGCGGTGCCAACATCGTCACCATCTCGGCGTTCGTTGATCGCGACCTCGGCGTCTTCGCTTTCGCCAGAGTTTTCCTGCGCAAATCTTTCGAGGACGATCGCGGCTACACGGTTCACATAGACGCGCCGAGCCTCACTCTCAAAAGATACAACCTGGCGCACCTCGACGAATCGCCGGAGAACTTCACTGAGAAGGTAGCTCTGGCGTTGTCGCTCCTCGACTTGAAGCAAGACGTATCGGAACAGGCGGAAGCGATAGCCTTTCTCGAGAAGAAACTCCAAAGCGTAATCGGTGCACCACATTTCGTCGATTTCCAGGACAGGCTCAAGCGCGTCGGACAACTTGACCGCAAGGGAAAGTGGGACTGGAAGGAGTACCTTACGATCCTTTTTCAAGACATCGAGACGTTtgacaacgacaaacaagtggCCGTCATGAACAATGAGTACATCAGTAAGCTGGCCGCCATCCTGAATGAGACAGATACATTGACTCTTCTGAACTACCTGGGCTACCGCCTCGTTGTGCACATGTCCCCACTTCTGGCCAAAGTTGCCAGCCCGTTGCTGCGCCTGAGTCATGACGACTACTTGGAGTTCGTTCCGGACCGGCTTCAAGCTTGCATGCACTTACTAGAACGACTCTACAAGCACGGCATGCGTTTTTTCGGCCGGATGACTTTCAGCAAGAACAACTCCACACTGCTTTTGAAGCACTATGACTACAGCATGAACAGCCTCGAAGTCCAGCTCAAGAGTAGCATGACGGATCGCCTCCTTTCCTCTTCTTCGTGGCTGGACCGTTCAGCGATCGGAATTGGCGTCGACAAGATCGAAAACATGCGTTTCATCTTCCTGGGCAGCTCAGACGACATCAACACCGTCGCGAGCTACTACAACTTCAACGCTCAACCCTTGGACCCAAGTCACCTCGTCGAGAGCTTTCGTGACCTTCAGGCCAGTACTATGAACGTCTACTGGGAGACCAAGCCTCCCAAAGACGACCTCGACGCGAGATACGACCACACAGCCCTTACACCAGGACAAGAGTACTTCTTTGGCCGCAACGTGCTCTTCATTCCACACGCAAACATTGCCTTCCTCAACGACATCAGCAAGAGCATCGACCCGATACTATTCCCACTTGTCCTAGCTGAAGTCTTACGAGGCATGTTCGGGGCCGTGGATCGGCGCGGCGCCTCCGTGGACCACAACCTCGCAGTGGCCACTTGGTGGAACTCTGATGAGATTAGCAAGTTCTCGCAGCTGGAGCTTTGCTTCCAGGACCAGTACTACGTCGAGATACGAGATCTCATTGGGGACAACTTTGAAGCCAAGATGAGGCTGGAAGAGAACATCGCAGACAACGCCGTCATCGGTCCGCTTCACGACATGTACATGAAGGCTCTCATGTCGAAAGACGGGGCCAACAGGCTCAAGATCTCCGTGGACGAGAACCAGTTCGACATGGAACAGCTGTTCTTCATCCTCTACGCCGTGGGACTGTGCGACAATCCGAACCGCGATGTCTGGATACGTAAGCTCAAGTTTGGCGAGATGCCTGCCAGGCTTCGGGTCAACATCCCGCTAATGAACTTCGCCAAGTTCACGACTGCCTTCGGCTGCGCTCCAGGCATGGCCATGAGCCCCGCTCGCAAGTGCGCTGTCTGGTGA